From the Bacteroidia bacterium genome, one window contains:
- the bshA gene encoding N-acetyl-alpha-D-glucosaminyl L-malate synthase BshA, with product MKVGIVCYPTYGGSGVVATELGKALAEKGHEVHFITYDRPVRLEDFFCTHIYYHEVNVNAYPLFDYKPYETALSSRIVDVVKFQKLDILHVHYAIPHAACAYIAQQILKSIGIYIPFITTLHGTDITIVGRDASVEPVVTFSILQSDSVTAVSHFLKQSTYQNFPHTQTKPIEVIYNFVDTKRFYRKKLDHFKKAIAPHNEPIITHSSNFRKVKNVDDIVRAFDLIRKQMPAKLLLIGDGPERTNIEHLCRELGNCGDIRFLGKQDAIEDILSISDLFLLPSSAESFGLAALEAMACGVPVVATRIGGIPELVQHGETGYLIQEHDIEQLAQRSLEILQNPALHQAFSKNAYQRALVFDKEKIVVHYERLYESVLEKVACSNL from the coding sequence ATGAAAGTAGGTATTGTTTGTTATCCTACTTATGGGGGCAGCGGAGTAGTAGCCACTGAACTGGGTAAGGCTTTAGCCGAAAAAGGGCATGAAGTTCATTTTATTACCTACGACAGACCTGTACGCTTAGAAGACTTTTTTTGTACGCACATTTATTACCATGAGGTCAATGTAAATGCTTATCCACTTTTTGACTACAAACCCTACGAAACTGCCCTTTCTAGCAGGATTGTAGACGTAGTAAAATTTCAAAAATTAGACATTTTGCACGTGCATTATGCTATACCTCATGCTGCTTGTGCTTATATCGCGCAGCAAATTCTCAAAAGTATTGGGATATACATTCCTTTTATTACCACTTTGCACGGCACTGATATCACCATAGTAGGTCGTGATGCTTCCGTAGAACCTGTAGTTACGTTTAGCATTTTACAGTCTGATAGTGTAACTGCTGTTTCTCATTTCTTGAAGCAAAGTACTTACCAAAACTTTCCTCACACTCAAACTAAACCTATTGAAGTCATTTACAATTTTGTGGATACAAAGCGGTTTTACCGTAAGAAGTTAGACCATTTCAAAAAAGCCATTGCACCGCATAATGAACCTATTATTACCCATTCGTCAAATTTTAGAAAGGTCAAAAATGTGGATGACATTGTTCGAGCTTTTGACCTTATTCGTAAGCAGATGCCAGCCAAGCTTTTACTTATTGGCGATGGACCTGAAAGAACGAATATAGAGCACTTGTGCAGAGAGTTAGGAAACTGTGGGGATATTCGTTTTTTAGGTAAGCAAGATGCTATTGAAGACATTTTGTCTATCAGTGATTTATTCTTGCTGCCTTCTAGTGCGGAAAGTTTTGGACTTGCAGCTTTGGAAGCAATGGCTTGTGGTGTACCTGTGGTAGCTACGCGCATCGGTGGAATACCTGAATTAGTCCAACATGGTGAAACAGGTTATCTTATTCAGGAGCATGATATTGAGCAGTTAGCGCAAAGGAGTTTAGAAATTTTACAGAATCCTGCTTTACATCAAGCATTTAGTAAGAATGCATATCAAAGGGCGTTAGTTTTTGACAAAGAAAAAATTGTCGTGCATTACGAAAGGTTGTATGAAAGTGTATTAGAGAAAGTGGCGTGTTCGAATTTGTAG
- a CDS encoding S9 family peptidase encodes MRKKTCTLFVLACLVVQSTFSQNGNKEVTLEEVWLKYTFVQKRPNNLNWMKNSKYYTDLLEGGIIAKYEVTTGNKVEDVYKNEAMLQIENYTFNNDESKILVGTQSERIYRRSMKYNFYIIDLKTQKATPLSKNGKQMHATFSPDGQMVAFVRENNLYIKDLTDDKEIQVTKDGKKNEIINGSADWVYEEEFSMSKAFEWSNDGQKIAFIRFDERKVKEFSMTIWGKLYPEEYKFKYPKAGENNSEVSVWVYDVKSKKLTQIDTGKETDIYIPRIYWTKDNQVAFLRLNRLQNEINLYIANPKTGKSTLLLQEKADTYIDLNSTDFLHFLDNGKEFIWASERDGYIQLYLYDMQGNLIRRITDNKGDITQLAFVDEKRKWIYYISAEVSPLERHLFRIDFEGKNKVQLSMQAGTHSVNVSRDGQYYILMHSAVDSPLRATLHTSEGAVVRVLEDNEELRKRLQEYSFSLKEFFTFTTTQNVQLNGWMIKPKNFDISKKYPVIMFVYGGPGNQTVENLYDGFDFFWYQTLVQRGYVVVSVDNRGTDGRGSAFKKATYKNLGKLECEDQIEVAKYLANQSWVDSRRIGIWGWSFGGYLTSLCMTKGADYFKAGIAVAPVTNWRYYDTIYTERFLQTPQLNPAGYDENSPITHASKMKGKYLIIHGTADDNVHFQNAMDFIDALIKANVQFESFCYPNRNHGIYGGNTRYHLYKMMTNFWLRNL; translated from the coding sequence ATGAGAAAAAAAACATGTACTCTGTTTGTTTTGGCATGTTTAGTAGTGCAAAGCACCTTCTCACAAAATGGGAATAAAGAAGTAACCTTAGAAGAAGTGTGGTTGAAATACACCTTCGTTCAAAAACGCCCAAATAACCTCAACTGGATGAAAAACAGTAAGTATTACACAGATTTATTAGAAGGTGGAATAATTGCTAAATATGAAGTTACAACAGGAAATAAGGTAGAAGATGTGTATAAAAACGAAGCCATGCTACAAATTGAGAACTACACGTTCAACAATGATGAAAGTAAAATTTTAGTAGGTACTCAATCGGAGCGTATTTATCGGCGTTCTATGAAATATAATTTTTACATCATAGACCTCAAAACTCAAAAAGCTACGCCTTTATCTAAAAATGGCAAGCAAATGCACGCTACTTTTTCGCCTGATGGTCAAATGGTAGCTTTTGTTAGAGAGAACAATCTGTACATCAAAGACTTGACCGATGATAAAGAAATTCAAGTTACCAAAGATGGCAAAAAAAATGAAATTATCAACGGAAGTGCTGACTGGGTTTATGAAGAGGAGTTCAGTATGTCCAAAGCTTTTGAATGGTCAAATGATGGGCAAAAAATTGCTTTTATCCGTTTTGATGAGCGCAAAGTGAAAGAGTTTTCAATGACAATATGGGGCAAACTTTATCCCGAAGAGTACAAATTCAAATACCCTAAAGCAGGAGAAAACAATTCTGAAGTATCGGTATGGGTGTATGATGTCAAGTCCAAAAAACTAACTCAAATAGATACAGGTAAAGAAACAGATATCTACATTCCTCGCATATATTGGACAAAAGATAATCAAGTTGCTTTTTTACGCTTGAATCGCCTTCAAAATGAGATTAATTTATACATTGCCAATCCTAAAACAGGTAAATCTACATTGCTTTTACAAGAAAAAGCAGACACTTATATAGACCTTAACAGCACAGACTTTTTACACTTTTTAGATAATGGCAAAGAGTTCATTTGGGCTTCGGAGCGAGATGGCTATATCCAATTGTATTTATATGACATGCAAGGTAATCTTATACGCAGAATAACCGACAACAAAGGGGATATTACTCAACTTGCATTTGTAGATGAAAAAAGAAAGTGGATATATTACATTTCTGCTGAAGTAAGTCCATTAGAAAGACATTTGTTTAGAATAGACTTTGAAGGCAAAAATAAAGTCCAACTTTCTATGCAAGCAGGCACGCACAGTGTTAATGTGAGTAGAGATGGTCAGTATTACATTTTAATGCATAGTGCTGTGGACAGTCCTTTAAGAGCCACTTTGCACACTTCGGAGGGTGCGGTGGTTCGTGTATTAGAAGACAATGAAGAGCTGCGTAAGCGTTTGCAAGAATACAGTTTTTCATTAAAAGAGTTCTTTACCTTTACTACTACGCAAAATGTACAACTCAATGGATGGATGATAAAACCTAAAAATTTTGACATATCCAAAAAATATCCTGTCATTATGTTTGTTTATGGTGGACCAGGCAATCAAACTGTGGAAAACTTGTATGACGGTTTTGACTTTTTTTGGTATCAAACTTTGGTGCAGAGGGGCTATGTAGTCGTATCTGTGGACAACCGAGGTACAGATGGGCGAGGAAGTGCTTTCAAAAAAGCCACTTACAAAAATTTAGGCAAATTAGAGTGCGAAGACCAAATAGAAGTAGCCAAGTATTTAGCTAATCAATCTTGGGTAGATAGCAGGCGTATAGGAATATGGGGCTGGAGTTTTGGAGGATACTTAACTTCATTATGCATGACTAAGGGAGCAGACTATTTCAAAGCAGGTATTGCTGTGGCACCTGTAACTAATTGGCGCTATTATGATACCATTTATACAGAACGCTTTTTACAAACGCCCCAACTCAATCCCGCGGGATATGATGAAAATTCTCCTATTACTCACGCAAGTAAGATGAAAGGCAAATACCTCATCATTCACGGTACAGCAGATGACAATGTTCATTTTCAAAACGCAATGGACTTTATAGATGCACTGATTAAAGCAAATGTGCAGTTTGAAAGTTTTTGTTATCCCAATCGGAATCATGGAATTTATGGCGGTAATACTCGTTACCATCTTTACAAAATGATGACCAATTTTTGGTTAAGGAATCTTTGA
- a CDS encoding MarR family winged helix-turn-helix transcriptional regulator — translation MNSSVNNPTKTFIRFVKHLISAVEKQEEVFEQETGFKYNEVAILDYLLKEGEQPITQTALKFNIMPSQMTFVVDRMEIAGYVNRRRKPENRRTIYLVATDKALNLVKNYEQSYTKIMDEMLGNLSSKDRATLLELLDMIANKK, via the coding sequence ATGAACAGCAGCGTAAATAATCCGACTAAAACGTTTATTCGTTTTGTTAAGCACTTAATCAGTGCTGTGGAAAAACAAGAAGAAGTGTTTGAGCAAGAAACCGGGTTCAAGTACAATGAGGTAGCTATTTTAGACTACTTACTAAAAGAAGGGGAGCAGCCCATCACTCAAACTGCTTTGAAGTTCAATATTATGCCCTCTCAAATGACCTTTGTTGTAGATAGAATGGAAATAGCAGGTTATGTCAATCGTAGACGTAAGCCTGAAAACCGCCGTACTATCTATTTAGTAGCCACAGACAAAGCTCTTAACTTGGTAAAAAACTACGAACAAAGCTACACTAAAATTATGGATGAAATGCTAGGTAACCTTAGTAGCAAAGACAGAGCCACTTTATTAGAGCTACTAGATATGATTGCGAATAAAAAATAA
- a CDS encoding Gfo/Idh/MocA family oxidoreductase translates to MKNVVNFAIIGCGYIGNRHAESITAHPEAKLVACTDINTTLKTEIETKYKVPFFESAEDMLNAGLDIDVVCVCTPNGLHTLHSILALNYKKHVVCEKPMGLTKKSCEEVIYKALQVHKQVFCVMQNRYSPPAVWLKSVVQQGILGKIYMVQINCYWNRDDRYYKKGSWKGSKELDGGVLYTQFSHFIDIMYWLFGDITNIQAHFKNFAHQHNTELEDDSGVVQFEFINGGIGSINYSTAVWDKNMESSITIIGERGSIKVGGQYMEKVEYCHIKDYVMPVLPPSNPPNDYGSYKGSAANHSFVIDNVIKTIQGLAQPTTNALEGLKVVEIIERIYQLRK, encoded by the coding sequence ATGAAAAACGTAGTAAATTTTGCTATCATTGGTTGTGGTTATATTGGAAATCGGCATGCAGAAAGTATTACTGCCCATCCCGAAGCTAAGTTGGTAGCCTGTACAGATATCAACACTACTCTAAAAACCGAGATAGAAACAAAATATAAAGTTCCCTTTTTTGAAAGTGCAGAGGATATGTTAAACGCAGGTTTAGACATAGATGTAGTTTGTGTGTGTACACCAAATGGACTTCATACTCTACACTCAATACTCGCTTTGAACTACAAAAAACATGTAGTTTGCGAAAAACCTATGGGGCTTACTAAAAAATCTTGTGAGGAAGTAATTTACAAGGCTCTACAAGTGCACAAGCAAGTATTTTGTGTTATGCAGAATAGGTATAGTCCTCCTGCGGTGTGGCTTAAATCAGTGGTTCAGCAGGGGATATTAGGCAAAATCTATATGGTTCAAATCAACTGCTATTGGAATAGAGATGACAGGTACTATAAAAAAGGTTCTTGGAAAGGTTCAAAAGAACTAGATGGCGGTGTGCTATACACACAGTTCAGTCATTTTATTGATATTATGTACTGGCTATTCGGTGATATAACGAACATTCAAGCGCATTTTAAGAACTTTGCTCATCAGCATAATACAGAATTAGAGGATGATTCCGGGGTGGTTCAGTTTGAGTTTATCAATGGTGGAATAGGGTCTATCAACTATTCTACAGCAGTTTGGGATAAGAACATGGAGAGCAGTATTACTATTATTGGTGAGCGGGGAAGTATTAAAGTAGGAGGGCAATATATGGAAAAAGTCGAGTACTGCCATATTAAAGATTATGTTATGCCTGTGTTACCTCCCAGCAATCCACCTAATGATTATGGGTCTTACAAAGGTAGTGCTGCCAACCACAGCTTTGTCATTGATAATGTAATAAAAACTATACAAGGTTTAGCGCAGCCCACTACTAATGCGTTAGAAGGGCTTAAAGTGGTAGAAATTATAGAGCGGATTTACCAACTACGTAAATGA
- a CDS encoding DUF58 domain-containing protein, which produces MIHLEDVQHLTNIEIIARQIVEGFITGLHKSPYHGFSVEFAEHRLYNTGESTKNIDWKVYGRTEKLFVKKFEEETNLRCQVVLDISRSMRYPKGERNKLRYSAYLAASLMYLLVRQRDAVGLTLFDQEIVFHTYQKSTYTHLRNLFLKIDQALQMSAHEVRTHASAVLHQIAEKIHRRAMVVIISDLFDNVSQGTELFTALKHLKHNKHDVVIFHVLDKKTELDFEFHTGQIIFKDIETGQEIKVQTNQVKEAYRAAIQEYKQKLMYKCGEYQIDFNSIDIAEPFENVLRRFLVKRTKWG; this is translated from the coding sequence ATGATACATTTAGAAGACGTACAACACTTAACTAACATTGAGATTATTGCTCGTCAAATTGTAGAAGGATTTATTACAGGTTTGCATAAAAGTCCTTATCATGGTTTTTCTGTGGAATTTGCCGAACACAGGCTTTACAACACAGGTGAAAGCACTAAAAATATTGATTGGAAAGTATATGGTCGCACAGAAAAGCTGTTTGTTAAAAAATTTGAAGAAGAAACTAATCTACGTTGCCAAGTAGTTTTAGACATCAGTCGTTCTATGCGTTATCCCAAAGGTGAGCGAAATAAACTTCGGTACAGTGCTTATTTAGCTGCTAGTCTAATGTATTTATTAGTCAGGCAAAGAGATGCGGTTGGGTTAACATTATTTGACCAAGAAATTGTCTTTCATACTTATCAAAAATCCACTTATACTCATTTACGCAATCTATTCCTAAAAATAGACCAAGCTTTGCAAATGTCGGCGCATGAAGTACGTACTCACGCTAGTGCAGTTTTGCACCAAATTGCAGAAAAAATACATCGCCGTGCAATGGTAGTTATTATTTCTGATCTATTTGACAATGTAAGTCAAGGTACAGAGCTTTTTACTGCATTAAAACATCTTAAACACAATAAGCATGACGTAGTTATCTTTCATGTATTAGATAAAAAAACGGAACTGGACTTTGAATTTCACACAGGTCAAATTATCTTTAAGGATATTGAAACAGGTCAGGAAATAAAAGTACAAACTAACCAAGTTAAAGAGGCTTACAGGGCTGCTATACAAGAGTACAAGCAAAAGTTAATGTATAAATGTGGTGAGTATCAAATTGATTTTAATTCAATAGACATAGCAGAACCTTTCGAAAACGTGCTACGCCGTTTTTTAGTCAAACGAACCAAGTGGGGCTAA